The SAR202 cluster bacterium genome segment GCAGCGTGGTGCGCGTGAGCGCCTCTTCTAGCGCCATGCCTGCGGCTACGAGCTTCGAGATCGTTCGGGGCAGATCGTGCCTGGGCCGGAGGCCCGTGTGCCGTTTGTACTGGTCGGTGGAAATTGTGTCGGGGAGGAACCCCTGCGCAATGGCTGCCTCCGCGACAGCGAAATCGAAGGAGGCCATTCCGTGGCCGATGTCGAATAGCACGCCGCGGTCCCGCGCATCCCGCACGGCATTGAGTATGCGCCCATTCGCGTCCAGGATATTGTTCGGCCCTTTGTGGAAGCAGTATGTAATCACGTCGCCGGGCCGGAGCAAGGCCATCTGCTCCGCTATTGGCCAGTCGTACGGCTCCCAGCGGTTGCCGAACATGATCGGCCGCCCGGTGCTCTCCGCGATTTCCAGCGCGTGTTCCATTACCATTCCTGGGTCTGCCTTCCCCGTCGCGGCGCTGGAAACGTTGACGGATACCCCCCAGATACTCCCGGGGTTGGAATTGATGGCCGATACCGCTGCCTCAACATCCAGGTCTTCCGGATTTTCGAAGCAATACCCGGGCGGCTCCTCGCCGTTTCTTGACACACTCAGCGCGACCAAAACCCGCGTCTTCGATGGGCGGATAACGTGTTCCATGTACCGGTTCCAGTTGGCGGCGCCGGGGTCCCCCTGTGACATGATCGTCGTCGTTCCCCGCGGAAGGACCAGCCGATCGGGTCCGATGCCGTATTTCCAATCATCAGGCGCAGGGTGCGTGTGCAGGTCTATCAGTCCCGGCACAGCGATGCCGTCCGGGAACTCCAGCACCCGACCGGCCCGGCCGCCCACTTTCTTCCCCGCCGTCGCGATGCGGCCCCCGGCAACGGCTATCTCACCCGGGCCGTCGATGCCTGTGGCGGCGCAAAAGACGCGCTCAGCCCTTATTAACATGTCGAAATCGGCCATTTGCCCCTCCGGACCGGACGGTATAGCTCAGCTCGCATTGTAGCCGGGCGGGTTGCCCGCCGCCACATTGCATCAGTGCCGAATGGGCGCTATACTCGGCGAATCGAAAGCGATACGTAACCTGAAAGCGACCCTTTCCCTCGGAGCGAAAATCGTATGGCGGATGAAGCGAGAAGGCGCGAGCCGACCGGCTCTCAGCGTTCACAAGACGAAGGCCGCAAAGACACGTTCGATGTCTACACAGACCAGTTCACCATTACCCTAACGCCTTTCGGCGCCAACCTTTCCTTCGGCGTGCGCGATGCCCACCCGACGCAGGGACAGCCGGCTCGAACGGAGCAGCACGGCACCGTCCGCATGAGCGTGGAGCACCGGAAGGTCACGGTCATGATTATCCGCCGCCAGGTCATGAAGGTAGAGATGCAGACGGGCATAAAGGCGGAAGTGCCTCGTGACGTCCTCAACCAGTTCCACATATCCCCGAAGGACTGGGACCAGTTCTGGAAGTAGTGAGTGGTGAGTAGAGAGTAATGAGTTCCTGAAGAGACCGGAAGTCGTTGACAATGGCCGCCGGCTGGCAATACACTAGTCAGGCAATGATTGTGAAAATGTCCACAAACAACTACAACGCCTGTGCGTGTGCCTGTTGTGAGTCCGCTCGGGGGAATCGAGCGGCTGGTGGACCACGTGTGTCGCAAGGCAGGCACATCTAGCTTCTATTAGCCGGTAACTTTCAAGCCCCTCGAGCGCACTTTGTGTTCGAGGGGCTTTTTATTTTGTCCCAGAAAAGAGTAGCCGAATGACTGAACAGGTATCTGGAAGCAAGTCTCGGGGTGCAGTGGACGCCGAAATAGCGTCGCTGGTGACGGAGAGCGAAGGCTGGACAGCCCGCCGGGTGATCGAATGGACGCTCGGGCGGTACGGGAGGAAGGCCGCCTTCGTCACCAGCTTCCAGGCGGAGGGGATGGTCATCCTGGACATCGCGCTCTCCCTGGACAGGACTGCGCGCGTGCTCACAATCGATACGGGCCGCCTGCCCCCTGAGACCTATGAGCTCATAGACCGCGTCCGCGAACGGTACGGCGTTGAGGTGGAAGTTGTCCATCCAGACCATTCCGAGCTGACGAGCTTCGTGACCTTGCACGGGGTGAACGCCTTCTACAGGAGCGTGGAGATGCGACGGATGTGCTGCTACTTCCGCAAGGTCAGCCCTCTCAATCGCGCCCTCGCCGGCTCTCAGGCCTGGGTCACGGGTCTCACCCGGGGACAGAGCGAGGGGCGCGCCAGTACACCCAAAATCGAGATCGACCTGGCCCATGACGACATTATCAAGGTGAACCCGCTGGCAGACTGGAGCAACGACCAGGTGTGGGGTTACATCCGGGAGCACGGCATCCCGTACAACGCGCTCTACGACGCGGGGTATCCCAGCATCGGCTGCGCCCCCTGCACCCGGCCGGTGCGGGCAGGGGAGGACTCCCGGGCGGGCAGGTGGTGGTGGGAGACAGACCAGCCGAAGGAGTGTGGGTTGCACGTCAAGAGTTAAGAGTTGTGAGTTGGGAGTAGTGAGTTGATGAGTTGGAGCGCAGCGCGGTGAGACCGCGCAAATACACCGAACAAAACTGGAAAGGAAAACGACTTGACGACGAAATTTGTGAATAAGCTGATTGCGCCCTACGGCGGAAGCCTCGTGGACCTGCTGGCGAAGGAGGACGGCGCCGCCGACCTGAAGCGCCACGCGGCGACGCTACCCTCGGTGCAGATTTCGGACACGGCGGTTTGTGACCTGGAGCTGCTGGCGACAGGCGGCTTCTCCCCGCTGGACCGTTTCATGGGCAAGGCAGACCTCCAGAGGGTAATGGACGAGATGCGTCTGGCCGGCGGGGTCGTCTTTCCCATTCCCGTAACTCTGCCGGTGGAGCCCGGCCCCGCCATCGTTCCCGGTCAGGACATTGCACTGCGGGATAGCAAGAACAACCTCCTGGCGGTGATGACCATCGAAGAGGCCTACGAATGGGACCGGAGCGAGCTTGCCCAGAAGGTCTACGGCACCACGGACCCGAAACACCCGATCGTTGCCGAAATGGCCCGCTGGGGCAGCGTTAACATCTCCGGGCGCCTCCGGGTGGTCCAGCTCCCTCGTCGTATCGACTTCCAGGAGCTGCGCCTCACACCCGCCCAGGTCAGGGAGCGGATATCAGGCTTCGGCGTGCAGAACGTCGTGGCGTTCCAGACACGCAACCCCCTCCATCGCGTCCACGAAGAGCTTACCAAGCGAGCGGCGCGCGAGGTGAACGGCGCTCTGCTCCTTCACCCCAGCGTGGGCATGACGAAACCCGGGGATGTGGACCATATTACGCGAGTACGTAGTTATAAAGCCCTTACAGAAAACTACTACGTACCCGGCTCCGTCCTCCTCTCGCTCCTCCCGCTCGCGATGCGGATGGGAGGCCCTCGCGAGGCGCTCTGGCACGCGATAATCCGCCGCAACTACGGCGCCAACAACTTTATCGTCGGCCGCGACCACGCAGGCCCCGGCAACGACTCCTCCGGCAAGCCCTTCTACGGCCCATACGACGCCCATCAGCTGGTATCCAAATTCGAATCCGAGATCGGCGTGAAGATGGTGCCGTTCAAGGAGCTGCTGTACATACCTGATGAAGACCGGTATGAGGAGGTGGACCGGATCGCGCCGGGGACGAAGACAGCCAATATCTCCGGGACGCAGGTGAGGACCGACTACCTGGCCAAGGGGCGGCTGCTGCCGGCGTGGTTCACCCGGCCCGAGGTGGCCGTCGTCCTGCAGGACACATACCCCCCCAGGCACAAGCAGGGCGTGTGCTTGTGGTTCACAGGCCTGAGCGGCTCCGGCAAGTCCACCACCGCAGAGATCGTAACGGCCAGGCTCATGGAGGTTGGCCGGCAGGTAACCGAACTCGACGGAGATGTCGTCCGCACCCACCTCTCCAAGGGTCTCGGCTTCTCAAAAGAGGACCGCGATACCAATATCCGGCGCATCGGCTACGTTGCCACTGAGATAGTTCGCCACGGAGGCCTGGTGATATGCGCCGCCGTCAGCCCGTACCGGGCGCACCGGAACGACGTGCGAGCGATGGTCGGCGCTGAGAATTTCGTCGAGATCTTCGTGGACACTTCTCTCGACGTGTGCGAAGGACGGGACGTCAAAGGGATGTACGCCAAGGCCCGCCGGGGGGAGATAAAGGGCTTCACGGGGATAGACGACCCCTACGAGGCGCCGGAGAGCCCAGAGCTTACTTTGGATACTGTGCGGTTTTCGGCCGAGGAGAACGCACTCAGGGTGGTTGATTACCTGGTGGAGAAGGGGTTCCTGCTTAACGCGGGGAGCAAAGCCTCCGTAACCCATTAGGGCGATTCGAATGAGGGCCCCAGCCGGTTGGGGCCCTTTCTTTTTTACGCGCTACGAATACCGTCATTCAAGGTTCTCTGTGCTATAATGCGCAGTGCTTACGGCCTGCGGGTTGCGGCGCGTGGTTTCGCCGGTAGGCCCGCAGATTCCATACGG includes the following:
- a CDS encoding amidohydrolase family protein, yielding MADFDMLIRAERVFCAATGIDGPGEIAVAGGRIATAGKKVGGRAGRVLEFPDGIAVPGLIDLHTHPAPDDWKYGIGPDRLVLPRGTTTIMSQGDPGAANWNRYMEHVIRPSKTRVLVALSVSRNGEEPPGYCFENPEDLDVEAAVSAINSNPGSIWGVSVNVSSAATGKADPGMVMEHALEIAESTGRPIMFGNRWEPYDWPIAEQMALLRPGDVITYCFHKGPNNILDANGRILNAVRDARDRGVLFDIGHGMASFDFAVAEAAIAQGFLPDTISTDQYKRHTGLRPRHDLPRTISKLVAAGMALEEALTRTTLRPAKVLGMEGEIGVLAPGACADIAVLRWNHAAQALADVSGAVRPGPVLEAVATIREGQVVGGG
- a CDS encoding phosphoadenylyl-sulfate reductase, encoding MTEQVSGSKSRGAVDAEIASLVTESEGWTARRVIEWTLGRYGRKAAFVTSFQAEGMVILDIALSLDRTARVLTIDTGRLPPETYELIDRVRERYGVEVEVVHPDHSELTSFVTLHGVNAFYRSVEMRRMCCYFRKVSPLNRALAGSQAWVTGLTRGQSEGRASTPKIEIDLAHDDIIKVNPLADWSNDQVWGYIREHGIPYNALYDAGYPSIGCAPCTRPVRAGEDSRAGRWWWETDQPKECGLHVKS
- a CDS encoding bifunctional sulfate adenylyltransferase/adenylylsulfate kinase — encoded protein: MIAPYGGSLVDLLAKEDGAADLKRHAATLPSVQISDTAVCDLELLATGGFSPLDRFMGKADLQRVMDEMRLAGGVVFPIPVTLPVEPGPAIVPGQDIALRDSKNNLLAVMTIEEAYEWDRSELAQKVYGTTDPKHPIVAEMARWGSVNISGRLRVVQLPRRIDFQELRLTPAQVRERISGFGVQNVVAFQTRNPLHRVHEELTKRAAREVNGALLLHPSVGMTKPGDVDHITRVRSYKALTENYYVPGSVLLSLLPLAMRMGGPREALWHAIIRRNYGANNFIVGRDHAGPGNDSSGKPFYGPYDAHQLVSKFESEIGVKMVPFKELLYIPDEDRYEEVDRIAPGTKTANISGTQVRTDYLAKGRLLPAWFTRPEVAVVLQDTYPPRHKQGVCLWFTGLSGSGKSTTAEIVTARLMEVGRQVTELDGDVVRTHLSKGLGFSKEDRDTNIRRIGYVATEIVRHGGLVICAAVSPYRAHRNDVRAMVGAENFVEIFVDTSLDVCEGRDVKGMYAKARRGEIKGFTGIDDPYEAPESPELTLDTVRFSAEENALRVVDYLVEKGFLLNAGSKASVTH